A DNA window from Vagococcus penaei contains the following coding sequences:
- the yidC gene encoding membrane protein insertase YidC — translation MKNLRKWLVSSGLLMLLITMSGCVKTDKAGNPTGEGIIYNFLVKPMSQLLTYLADNLGLGFGLAIIVLTLVVRLIILPLGLSQMKKSTIQQEKIAALKPHMDVINAKMKNTQSQEELVAAQQELQKLYKENDISIVGGIGCLPLLIQMPIFTALFFAAKVTPGISESVFLGINLGKPSLLLVAIAGISYFVQSFVTMIGMDEAQKKQMRMMSYISPLMIIFISFSSPAGVTLYWAIGGIFSCIQSAISTLYQKPKIKRELEAYFEKNPIKVSTTGQLKDVTPSPKKKEPAKKATVTNKNGRNAGKQQRKK, via the coding sequence ATGAAAAATTTAAGGAAATGGCTGGTTTCATCCGGCTTGTTGATGCTTTTAATTACGATGTCAGGCTGTGTCAAAACAGATAAGGCAGGTAATCCAACGGGAGAAGGAATCATTTATAATTTTTTAGTGAAACCTATGAGTCAACTCCTAACCTATTTAGCCGATAATCTAGGCCTTGGTTTTGGTTTAGCTATTATCGTTTTAACCCTTGTTGTTAGGTTAATTATTTTACCATTAGGCTTAAGCCAAATGAAAAAATCAACCATTCAGCAAGAAAAAATTGCTGCATTAAAGCCACATATGGATGTTATTAATGCTAAAATGAAAAATACTCAGTCACAAGAAGAACTTGTGGCCGCGCAACAAGAGCTACAAAAATTATACAAAGAAAATGATATTAGTATTGTTGGTGGGATTGGTTGTCTACCATTACTCATCCAAATGCCAATATTTACTGCTTTATTCTTCGCTGCCAAAGTAACTCCAGGTATTTCAGAATCAGTCTTTTTAGGCATAAATTTGGGTAAACCTAGTTTGCTTTTAGTTGCAATTGCTGGTATTAGTTATTTTGTCCAAAGTTTTGTCACAATGATTGGTATGGATGAAGCGCAAAAGAAACAAATGCGGATGATGTCGTATATTTCTCCATTGATGATTATCTTTATTTCGTTTTCTTCTCCAGCAGGAGTGACATTGTATTGGGCAATCGGTGGGATTTTTAGTTGTATCCAATCTGCTATTTCAACACTTTATCAAAAACCAAAAATCAAGCGAGAATTGGAAGCTTATTTTGAAAAGAATCCAATTAAAGTCTCAACTACTGGACAATTAAAAGATGTAACACCTAGTCCAAAGAAAAAAGAACCCGCTAAAAAAGCGACTGTAACTAATAAAAACGGACGTAATGCAGGTAAGCAACAACGTAAAAAATAA
- a CDS encoding dihydrofolate reductase yields the protein MIAAIWAQDMNGLIGNNEVLPWYLPDDLQFFKQMTENNAIVMGRKTFEGMGKRLLPNRETIVLTSDKNYDGNGAIVMNSVEEVLEFANEFEGITFITGGGEIYKTFLPHLDVLYRTLIKAEFEGDTYFPYLDWDEWHIVSTSAGTVDDKNLYAHDFETYQRHVNN from the coding sequence ATGATAGCTGCTATATGGGCTCAGGATATGAATGGTTTAATTGGAAATAATGAGGTGTTACCATGGTATTTACCTGATGATTTGCAATTTTTTAAGCAGATGACGGAGAATAATGCCATCGTGATGGGACGTAAAACGTTTGAAGGTATGGGTAAACGACTCTTACCTAATCGTGAAACAATTGTTCTAACATCTGATAAAAATTATGATGGTAATGGAGCTATCGTAATGAACTCAGTGGAAGAAGTACTAGAATTTGCTAATGAGTTTGAAGGAATTACATTTATCACAGGTGGCGGTGAAATCTACAAAACCTTTTTACCTCATTTAGATGTATTATATCGAACGCTAATTAAAGCAGAGTTTGAGGGAGATACTTATTTTCCGTATTTAGATTGGGATGAATGGCATATTGTTAGTACAAGTGCAGGGACAGTTGATGATAAAAATCTCTATGCGCATGATTTCGAAACGTATCAACGCCATGTGAATAATTAA
- the msrA gene encoding peptide-methionine (S)-S-oxide reductase MsrA, with the protein MSETAIFAGGCFWCMIEPFDTRPGIISIVSGYTGGYKEHPTYEEVCTGLTGHTEAVKIEFDPEIISYDELLQIYWQQTDPTDAFGQFQDRGDSYRPVIFYTNDAQKEAAEASKQALADSGKYLEPIVTQIEPASPFYLAETYHQDFYKKHPMRYKLSHLERERFLKKVWGD; encoded by the coding sequence ATGAGTGAAACAGCAATTTTTGCAGGTGGATGTTTTTGGTGCATGATTGAACCATTTGACACACGTCCTGGTATTATATCTATAGTTTCTGGTTATACTGGTGGTTACAAAGAACACCCAACATATGAAGAAGTTTGTACTGGCTTAACTGGCCATACAGAAGCTGTTAAAATTGAGTTTGATCCTGAAATTATCTCTTACGATGAGTTATTACAAATTTACTGGCAACAGACAGACCCAACAGATGCTTTTGGACAATTTCAAGATCGTGGTGATAGCTATCGTCCAGTGATTTTTTATACAAATGACGCTCAAAAAGAAGCGGCTGAAGCAAGTAAACAAGCCTTAGCTGACTCTGGTAAGTATCTCGAGCCGATTGTGACTCAAATTGAACCAGCAAGCCCATTTTATTTGGCTGAAACCTATCATCAAGATTTTTACAAAAAACATCCAATGCGTTATAAGTTATCTCATTTAGAGAGAGAACGATTTTTAAAAAAAGTTTGGGGTGACTAG
- a CDS encoding thymidylate synthase codes for MEEAYLDLGRTILQNGVEKTDRTGTGTKSVFGYQMRFDLAKGFPLLTTKRVPFSLIKSELLWFIHGDTNIKYLLEHNNHIWDEWAFERYVKSSDYKGPDMTDFGRRCLVDEDFNEIYQNELAKFCQLILTDDQFALKYGELGNIYGAQWRHWKTSQGETIDQLQQVIDMIKTTPDSRRLLVSAWNPEDVPNMALPPCHTMFQFYVANGKLSCQLYQRSADVFLGVPFNIASYALLTHLIAHETGLAVGDFVHTLGDAHLYTNHFEQMSLQLSREPRELPTIELNQAKKSIFDFDMDDIQLKNYQPHKGIKAPIAV; via the coding sequence ATGGAAGAAGCATATTTAGATTTAGGTCGCACCATTTTACAAAATGGCGTAGAAAAAACTGATAGAACAGGTACTGGAACCAAGAGTGTCTTTGGATACCAAATGCGGTTTGATTTAGCAAAGGGTTTTCCTTTACTGACAACCAAGCGTGTGCCTTTTTCATTAATTAAAAGTGAATTATTATGGTTTATACACGGTGATACAAATATCAAGTATCTATTAGAGCATAATAATCATATTTGGGATGAGTGGGCTTTTGAACGCTATGTGAAAAGTTCTGATTATAAAGGACCCGATATGACAGATTTTGGGCGTCGTTGTTTAGTTGATGAAGATTTTAATGAAATCTACCAAAATGAATTGGCTAAATTTTGTCAATTAATTTTGACTGATGACCAGTTTGCTTTAAAATATGGAGAGTTAGGTAATATTTATGGAGCACAATGGCGTCATTGGAAAACATCACAGGGGGAAACGATTGACCAGTTGCAACAAGTTATTGATATGATTAAAACAACACCAGATTCTAGACGACTATTAGTTTCTGCTTGGAATCCAGAAGATGTACCTAATATGGCATTGCCACCGTGTCACACGATGTTTCAGTTTTATGTTGCTAACGGTAAATTGAGTTGTCAGTTATATCAACGCAGTGCTGACGTTTTTCTAGGTGTACCATTTAACATTGCGAGCTATGCATTATTAACTCATTTAATTGCACATGAAACAGGGTTAGCTGTTGGAGACTTTGTTCATACCCTTGGTGATGCTCATCTATATACTAATCACTTTGAGCAAATGTCATTACAATTAAGTAGAGAACCTAGGGAGTTACCTACTATTGAATTGAATCAAGCGAAAAAAAGTATATTTGACTTTGATATGGATGATATCCAATTGAAAAATTATCAACCACATAAAGGTATTAAAGCACCAATTGCTGTATGA
- a CDS encoding HD domain-containing protein, with product MALDWKNDKEYVALVEDLIFTDEVQSLAKFTQHHYSNRLDHSISVSYRSYLLAKKWNGDERATARAGLLHDLFFYDWRDQKMGDGTHAYVHPRIALKNARELTEISKLEEDIIVKHMFGATIAPPKYKESYIVTLVDKYCACEEAIVPLYQKLKHKASAYFGLSQI from the coding sequence ATGGCGTTAGATTGGAAAAATGATAAAGAATATGTTGCACTTGTGGAAGATTTAATTTTTACTGACGAGGTTCAAAGTTTAGCTAAATTTACACAACATCATTACTCTAATAGATTAGATCACTCAATTAGTGTGTCATATAGAAGCTATTTATTAGCAAAAAAATGGAATGGTGATGAACGAGCAACTGCCCGTGCAGGGTTACTTCATGATTTATTCTTTTATGATTGGCGAGACCAAAAAATGGGTGATGGCACGCATGCTTATGTCCATCCGAGAATTGCGTTAAAAAATGCACGTGAATTAACTGAAATTTCAAAATTAGAAGAAGATATTATTGTAAAACACATGTTTGGAGCGACAATTGCGCCACCAAAATATAAAGAAAGTTACATTGTGACTTTAGTCGATAAGTATTGCGCTTGCGAAGAAGCTATTGTTCCGTTGTATCAAAAATTGAAACACAAAGCCTCTGCTTACTTCGGACTCTCTCAAATTTAA
- a CDS encoding YozE family protein gives MKRSFYHYVQTFRDAKLQTPETLLAEEIFRDLQFPKQSEDYDELSHYLETNAYYIPSMDLFDALWEKYIETN, from the coding sequence ATGAAAAGAAGTTTTTATCACTATGTTCAAACGTTTCGTGATGCTAAATTGCAAACGCCGGAAACATTATTAGCCGAAGAAATTTTTCGGGATCTGCAATTTCCAAAGCAATCAGAAGATTATGATGAACTGTCTCATTATCTAGAAACAAACGCATACTATATTCCTAGTATGGATTTATTTGATGCACTATGGGAGAAATATATTGAAACAAATTAA
- a CDS encoding YpmS family protein has translation MKRSKPTEKTGQIVSDNKLLNFFKNPWKIAFLTLIAIILGMVLFVGTRVTTTRSNYDANAKTNQISKEPTFQVLLKKDQINNILNFYLDDFMKKSGVDYSFALDNEAMLEGTFELLGHPTHFYLYFEPYVLTDGNVQLRAKNLSVGTLSIPISAMINYISHSVDFPDWVEVNADKQTITLHLDKFTLSNGMQIRADKINLIDDEISFSVYLNKKELEKGK, from the coding sequence ATGAAACGGTCAAAACCAACTGAAAAGACAGGTCAGATTGTCAGTGACAATAAATTATTAAATTTTTTTAAAAATCCTTGGAAAATTGCTTTTTTGACCTTAATAGCAATTATTCTAGGGATGGTACTATTTGTTGGGACAAGAGTTACCACAACTCGTTCGAACTATGATGCTAATGCAAAAACTAATCAAATCAGTAAAGAGCCGACGTTTCAAGTTTTACTAAAAAAAGATCAAATCAATAATATTTTAAATTTTTATTTGGATGATTTTATGAAAAAATCAGGCGTTGACTATTCATTTGCATTAGATAATGAAGCAATGTTAGAGGGTACTTTTGAGTTGTTAGGTCATCCAACACATTTTTATTTATATTTTGAACCTTATGTGCTAACTGATGGTAATGTTCAGTTACGAGCTAAAAATCTATCTGTAGGCACGTTGAGTATTCCGATTTCAGCAATGATTAACTATATCTCCCATAGTGTTGATTTTCCTGATTGGGTAGAAGTTAATGCTGATAAGCAGACGATAACGCTACATTTAGATAAATTTACATTATCAAATGGTATGCAAATTCGGGCGGATAAAATTAATTTGATTGATGATGAAATTAGTTTTAGTGTGTATTTGAATAAAAAAGAATTAGAGAAAGGCAAGTGA
- a CDS encoding S41 family peptidase: MKNEDEKDKQSLNDLQPKKKKRGISTFQYIISLIIIAIVASGVTVVTYEMTHREKLSSDSSVSSLQSVDYLNELIKLGYIDKVDEQKLVDGALKGMVDALDDPYSTYFSATEAKDFDDSISGSFEGIGATMTLEDGLPTIAEPPIKDSPAEKAQLKAGDKIIKVDGKDVKGKDLSDVVSKVRGEKGTVVKLEMMRDKEPFNVEIKRDKIPMESVKATLDKKNKEVGYIQVTSFNETTSDEFNQAVSKLEKEGAKGFIIDVRGNPGGVLPEVEKMTSRFLENGETIVQFEGRDKEKTDDVASKELDGGKKIKQPTVLLTDENSASASEIMAAALKDTGRYDIIGTKTFGKGTVQSLIPLGDQGEVKLTIKKWLTPKGEWIHKKGVEPTIEVAYPEYLNHRMIDMSKTYKEGMISEDVTIINDYLNALGYQTETKSDVYTTETKTAVSEFQDKEGLGVTGEVNKETAQRLVEAILNHWKENDSQYLKGLEVIQEKLK; the protein is encoded by the coding sequence GTGAAAAATGAAGATGAGAAGGATAAACAATCCTTGAATGACTTACAGCCTAAAAAGAAAAAACGTGGTATTTCGACGTTTCAATATATTATTAGTCTGATTATTATTGCGATTGTTGCATCTGGGGTGACAGTTGTAACATATGAAATGACGCATCGAGAGAAATTATCGTCGGATTCGTCTGTTAGTTCGTTACAAAGTGTTGACTACCTAAATGAACTAATTAAATTAGGGTATATTGACAAAGTTGATGAGCAAAAACTAGTTGATGGAGCATTAAAGGGGATGGTCGATGCATTAGATGACCCTTATTCGACTTATTTCAGTGCAACTGAAGCGAAAGACTTTGATGATAGTATTTCTGGTAGCTTCGAAGGAATTGGCGCTACAATGACACTTGAAGATGGTTTGCCTACAATTGCTGAACCACCGATTAAAGATTCACCAGCGGAAAAAGCTCAATTAAAAGCTGGCGATAAAATCATTAAAGTGGACGGTAAAGACGTTAAAGGTAAAGATTTAAGCGACGTGGTATCGAAAGTTCGTGGTGAAAAAGGAACTGTTGTTAAGCTTGAGATGATGCGAGATAAAGAACCATTTAATGTTGAAATTAAGCGTGATAAGATACCAATGGAATCAGTAAAAGCAACGCTTGATAAAAAAAATAAAGAAGTGGGCTATATTCAAGTTACAAGTTTTAATGAAACCACTTCTGATGAATTCAATCAAGCCGTTTCTAAGCTAGAAAAAGAAGGTGCAAAAGGATTTATCATTGATGTAAGAGGTAATCCTGGTGGTGTCTTACCTGAAGTTGAAAAAATGACAAGTCGTTTCCTTGAAAATGGTGAGACGATTGTACAATTTGAAGGTCGTGATAAAGAAAAGACAGATGATGTTGCTAGCAAAGAATTAGATGGCGGTAAGAAAATCAAGCAACCGACTGTTCTCTTGACCGATGAAAATAGTGCCAGTGCCTCTGAAATTATGGCTGCAGCCTTAAAAGATACTGGACGTTATGATATTATTGGAACAAAAACTTTTGGTAAAGGCACGGTTCAATCACTTATTCCCTTAGGTGATCAAGGTGAAGTAAAACTAACAATTAAGAAATGGTTGACACCAAAAGGAGAATGGATTCATAAAAAAGGGGTTGAACCAACAATTGAAGTAGCATATCCTGAGTATTTAAATCATCGAATGATTGATATGTCTAAGACGTATAAAGAAGGTATGATTAGTGAGGATGTTACAATCATTAATGACTACTTAAATGCTTTAGGCTATCAGACTGAGACCAAGTCTGATGTTTATACTACTGAAACAAAAACTGCAGTGAGTGAATTTCAAGACAAAGAAGGCTTAGGCGTAACTGGTGAAGTTAATAAAGAAACAGCTCAACGCTTAGTAGAAGCAATTTTAAATCACTGGAAAGAAAATGATAGTCAGTATTTAAAAGGCTTAGAAGTTATTCAAGAAAAACTAAAGTAA
- a CDS encoding acylphosphatase, with the protein MQIQIIVSGRVQGVGFRYLTKIVADKIGVSGLVKNLSDGRVYIEASGEENKISTFIDAVKKSPTPSGRVDTCDVTYHTTNQKTKGFQVTY; encoded by the coding sequence ATGCAAATTCAAATAATTGTATCAGGTAGAGTCCAAGGTGTTGGCTTTCGTTATTTAACTAAAATAGTTGCAGATAAAATTGGTGTCAGCGGGTTAGTGAAAAACCTGTCTGATGGACGTGTATATATTGAAGCAAGTGGGGAAGAAAATAAAATTTCAACATTTATTGACGCTGTTAAAAAATCACCTACACCATCTGGACGTGTTGATACCTGTGATGTTACCTATCATACAACTAATCAAAAAACGAAAGGTTTTCAAGTAACCTATTAA
- a CDS encoding DegV family protein: MTKIKIVTDSSAMIVPERLKEIDIHIVSLSVMIDGTVYTDSGLDNIEFITMMENSKALPKTSQPPIGEFIEMYDKLGADGSEIISIHLTEKLSGTVNTARQAAQMTHSNVTVIDSKFIDQALGFQVYEAAKLAQAGASKEAILEKIQDVKEKTQLFIGVATLENLVKGGRVSKLAGALSGFLNMKVMMELLNGELVVVTKGRGNKTFTKWLKKLEESLATLDLNYIGISDAGSRDLTTEMRASLQQILPNQEIPIVHTTPLVSTHAGKGAFAIMFYSK; the protein is encoded by the coding sequence ATGACTAAAATAAAAATTGTTACAGACTCATCTGCGATGATTGTTCCAGAGCGTTTAAAGGAAATAGATATTCACATTGTGAGTCTGTCCGTAATGATTGATGGCACGGTTTATACTGATAGTGGTCTTGATAATATTGAATTTATAACAATGATGGAAAATTCTAAGGCACTTCCAAAAACTAGTCAACCGCCAATTGGTGAGTTTATTGAAATGTATGATAAATTAGGTGCTGATGGCAGCGAAATTATTTCAATTCATTTAACCGAAAAATTAAGCGGTACAGTCAATACAGCACGACAAGCAGCGCAAATGACACATTCTAATGTAACGGTGATTGATAGTAAATTTATTGATCAAGCATTAGGTTTTCAAGTGTATGAAGCAGCTAAACTAGCGCAAGCTGGTGCTAGCAAGGAAGCAATTCTTGAAAAAATTCAAGACGTGAAAGAAAAAACGCAGTTATTTATTGGTGTAGCAACACTAGAAAACTTGGTTAAAGGTGGACGTGTTAGTAAGTTGGCAGGTGCCTTATCAGGTTTCTTAAACATGAAGGTTATGATGGAGCTATTAAATGGTGAATTAGTTGTTGTGACTAAAGGTCGTGGTAACAAGACGTTTACTAAATGGTTGAAAAAATTGGAAGAATCTTTAGCAACACTAGATTTGAATTATATCGGCATTTCTGACGCTGGAAGTCGTGACTTAACAACTGAAATGCGAGCTTCCTTACAACAAATTTTACCAAATCAAGAAATACCAATCGTTCACACAACACCGCTTGTTTCAACACATGCTGGAAAAGGTGCCTTTGCGATAATGTTTTATTCAAAATAG
- a CDS encoding winged helix-turn-helix transcriptional regulator, producing the protein MTSCRERQFQLCPRFEKTFAILGKKWNGLIIDVLLEEGPQRFVELASKIPDVSDRVLVERLKELEEKEILARLVLEDENNRIVYQLTEKGQDLKRVMDEIQSWGERWVTISQPTT; encoded by the coding sequence ATGACATCATGTCGAGAAAGACAATTTCAACTCTGTCCTCGTTTTGAAAAGACGTTTGCAATTTTAGGAAAAAAATGGAACGGCTTAATTATTGATGTCTTACTAGAAGAGGGGCCACAGCGCTTTGTGGAACTTGCTTCTAAGATTCCAGATGTTAGTGACCGTGTCTTAGTCGAACGTTTAAAAGAACTTGAAGAAAAAGAAATACTGGCACGTTTAGTCCTTGAAGATGAAAATAATCGAATTGTCTACCAATTAACCGAAAAAGGCCAAGATTTAAAACGTGTGATGGATGAAATTCAGTCATGGGGTGAACGTTGGGTGACTATTAGTCAACCAACGACTTGA
- the trhA gene encoding PAQR family membrane homeostasis protein TrhA, translating into MSSMQQPSTFSKKYLIVNEVFNAITHGIGAGLSIAGLVLLIIRGVKIGSPIYIVSYSIFGASMILLFLFSTLFHSLIFTRAKKVFQIFDHSSIYLLIAGSYTPFCLLTIKGWLGWTLFGIIWSLALMGIVYKSIWLKSKNKAGVLLYIAMGWLCLIAIKPLYDGLGFNGFLLLFLGGLSYTVGAWFYSMKQVRFMHVIWHIFVMLGACFIYFSIYLFT; encoded by the coding sequence ATGTCATCGATGCAACAACCATCAACTTTTTCAAAGAAATATTTAATTGTCAATGAAGTCTTTAATGCTATCACTCACGGTATTGGTGCAGGTCTAAGTATTGCTGGATTAGTGTTACTAATTATTCGCGGAGTTAAGATTGGCTCTCCAATCTATATTGTCTCTTACAGTATCTTTGGCGCTTCAATGATTTTACTCTTTTTATTTTCTACTTTGTTTCATAGTTTAATTTTCACACGAGCAAAAAAAGTCTTTCAGATATTTGACCATAGCTCAATCTACCTATTAATTGCTGGTAGCTATACTCCATTTTGTTTACTGACAATTAAAGGATGGCTAGGATGGACACTCTTTGGTATTATTTGGAGCTTGGCTCTTATGGGTATTGTCTACAAGTCAATTTGGTTGAAATCAAAAAATAAAGCCGGTGTTCTTCTATATATCGCAATGGGCTGGTTGTGCTTAATTGCTATCAAACCACTATATGATGGGTTAGGTTTCAATGGCTTTCTACTTTTGTTTTTGGGTGGGTTATCTTATACTGTTGGCGCTTGGTTTTACAGCATGAAACAGGTACGTTTCATGCACGTCATTTGGCATATTTTTGTCATGCTAGGTGCATGCTTTATCTATTTTTCAATTTATTTATTTACATAA
- a CDS encoding TrmH family RNA methyltransferase produces the protein MKEITSTKNPLIKELKKLHKKKHRIETNSYLIEGEHLVEEAFTYQAEIISLLVTKDSYQDYHYLTEQVSDDSLYVVTDDVLKVVSSLPTPQGIIAVIRKTEVVKNQQLGRMLLLDRVQDPGNVGTMIRTADAAGFTHVILGEGCADIYQSKVLRAMQGSQYHLTLEEANLTDFILKLKEENYQVYGTELNEEAIDYREIESTDKLAIIMGNEGQGVAQELLELTDKNLYIPIKGKAESLNVAIAAGIIMFSL, from the coding sequence ATGAAAGAAATTACATCAACTAAAAACCCATTGATTAAAGAATTAAAAAAATTACATAAAAAGAAACACCGCATCGAAACAAATAGTTACTTAATTGAAGGTGAACACCTCGTTGAAGAGGCATTTACTTACCAAGCAGAGATTATAAGCTTACTGGTTACCAAAGATAGCTATCAAGATTATCACTATTTAACAGAACAAGTGAGTGATGATTCTTTATACGTTGTGACTGATGACGTCTTAAAAGTCGTTTCTAGTTTACCCACTCCGCAAGGAATTATCGCGGTCATCCGTAAAACTGAGGTAGTGAAAAACCAACAATTAGGTCGGATGTTATTACTTGATCGAGTGCAGGATCCCGGAAATGTTGGAACAATGATTCGAACGGCGGATGCCGCTGGTTTTACTCATGTTATTTTGGGTGAAGGTTGTGCAGATATCTATCAATCAAAAGTACTCCGTGCTATGCAAGGTAGTCAATACCATTTAACGCTTGAAGAGGCTAATTTAACTGACTTTATTTTAAAACTAAAAGAAGAAAATTATCAAGTTTATGGCACTGAATTAAATGAAGAGGCAATTGATTATCGAGAAATCGAGTCAACTGATAAACTAGCTATTATCATGGGGAATGAGGGACAAGGTGTCGCTCAGGAACTATTAGAGCTAACGGATAAAAATCTGTATATTCCAATTAAAGGGAAAGCAGAATCGCTAAATGTTGCAATTGCTGCTGGTATTATTATGTTTTCGCTTTAA
- a CDS encoding SGNH/GDSL hydrolase family protein, translating to MNKLKKLLPVASFFIVICLVTFTLLSLLIPPAGKIEVNTKPQAKEKRMDILRISAIGDSLTEGVGDTTKAGGYVPILQRDLTDSEPINVIQMSNFGKSGDRSDQILKRLKKNEEMQKSLAEANIITLTVGGNDLMKAIQSHIFGKLSLKSFVKPRNRYEDELQRLYDEIRKYNATAPIYQLGIYNPFFMNFEDIKEMQEIADYWNEGSKEFVSRQDNAFFVPINEEISRGLDGKSALNNVADPTDSIEENNSSAQEDAKKAVVNNLISEEDSFHPNNLGYQVIANAFKKEIIATKELWFKK from the coding sequence ATGAATAAATTAAAAAAATTACTACCAGTTGCAAGTTTTTTTATTGTTATCTGCCTTGTTACTTTTACCTTATTATCGCTATTAATTCCGCCAGCCGGTAAAATAGAGGTAAATACTAAGCCACAAGCAAAAGAAAAACGCATGGATATCTTAAGAATCAGTGCTATTGGAGATTCATTGACTGAAGGCGTTGGTGATACCACTAAAGCAGGTGGGTATGTACCGATTTTGCAACGAGATTTAACTGATTCTGAACCAATCAATGTTATTCAAATGTCGAATTTTGGTAAATCAGGTGATCGAAGTGATCAAATTCTAAAGAGACTAAAAAAAAATGAAGAGATGCAAAAATCTTTGGCCGAAGCTAATATCATTACGTTGACTGTGGGTGGGAATGATTTGATGAAAGCAATTCAAAGTCATATTTTTGGTAAACTATCACTTAAGAGTTTTGTTAAACCACGTAATCGTTACGAAGATGAGTTACAACGACTATACGATGAAATTAGGAAATATAATGCAACGGCACCTATTTATCAACTAGGAATTTATAATCCATTTTTTATGAATTTTGAAGATATCAAAGAAATGCAAGAAATTGCGGATTATTGGAATGAGGGATCGAAAGAATTTGTTAGTCGCCAAGATAATGCTTTCTTTGTACCAATTAATGAGGAGATTTCGCGGGGACTCGATGGTAAATCAGCATTAAATAATGTCGCCGATCCAACTGATAGTATAGAAGAAAATAACTCTAGCGCACAAGAAGATGCTAAAAAGGCTGTTGTAAATAATTTGATTTCAGAAGAAGATAGCTTTCATCCAAATAATCTAGGCTACCAAGTGATTGCTAATGCCTTTAAAAAAGAAATTATTGCAACGAAAGAATTATGGTTTAAGAAATGA